The following are encoded in a window of Pyxicephalus adspersus chromosome W, UCB_Pads_2.0, whole genome shotgun sequence genomic DNA:
- the LOC140342811 gene encoding protein phosphatase 1 regulatory subunit 26-like yields the protein MHKNRKGELNHEQGLKSSAVPFKGHIREQATSTFPTQFVKEESSPALDSNSDDSVDRDIEEAIQEYLKNKSTADASFTTVAAKSSSTSNSNSDQLRTISGNVPACTSPVKMVTSTTTCNTFSSLERSCCSSPESVGSDDSFEQSIKDGIEQFLNRKTFQNTQVDSRTAKKSNVSAKPKIRPLKAAEKQGSKRGIKEFYDKLSSESLCMQPKGSKQKTEIFKTSMYPKLSSSSVELNKMKKEGTSKRCEELSHSSSDDGIEEAIQLYQLEKSSLEEYLSVGHKCSIEREEKSTVTSHGQDKNSSPDTHMDTDCKKRKFPSCSHGSQDTSSFYPPTTKRTLYFVEDSSPKCEVVLQGTCKVETATELMCAKAMLDISKAILPSQPETTCIISQERSTQPESPCASDSSVDSDDSIEQEIRTFLAHKAQAENLGTASAKLSFPNRQRLDQRKKQSLTNNKDLSQKEKLTESKTVPKELKGEKKHSDVRITNTLSFPSEVLKISNTEPDINEPSRASYKLEETSHIIQEAAESLVSPTGITGTKQKAYTKIRSIPSSDTSSSLDSDEDLDSAIKDLLRSKRECKKRPRDGKPQYKKRPRFGETTNRTLESLGTGVDLKDCLLKPAVKSCLVNSSNSQDNALKSKFNIKEESRSTASNLHLPPNKLECKPVSGSDKPLNLNSALPEAQDSSSVDSDDNIEQEIRTFLAEYAQDSAELCVAQNNFPAVTSLSVIAQNDSLASLSNPSPIKQEPMVLSSLETETILQKVMEKDCSNAPVPQPTVKHRVQDYRDVPQVRLIQRPPTEVPKISTPVQSVIVKRECFLDKNCAVRPAEKVLQTTLESIIVNAGVNGAQGSSSVSGNFLAGLKYISETDQQLLLGKASSTRKASELYTSGGNITRLGVCQPVQKKTLIFEQPKVVQTSTFSLNAPVVNPALYVVTTKVVKDAPTALCLPINAATYDAGLNLMSIQYCQGQVAAHTPVCTTAFPFQQNIGSEIVVNNAGEAMPLCIKANSQLVTEMARRSCNLKDKSAGDVQTGSDGSLNSRSLAKKENM from the coding sequence ATGCATAAGAATAGAAAGGGGGAATTAAACCATGAACAAGGACTGAAATCCAGTGCTGTGCCTTTTAAAGGGCACATAAGAGAGCAGGCTACTTCTACATTTCCCACACAATTCGTCAAAGAAGAAAGTTCCCCAGCACTGGATTCAAACAGTGATGACTCTGTTGACCGAGACATTGAAGAAGCAATTCAggaatatctaaaaaataaaagcactgcAGATGCTTCCTTTACCACTGTTGCTGCTAAGAGCTCCAGCACTAGTAATAGTAACTCTGACCAGCTAAGAACAATTTCTGGTAATGTTCCTGCTTGCACGTCCCCTGTTAAGATGGTTACTTCAACTACCACCTGCAATACTTTTTCCTCTTTGGAACGCTCCTGTTGCTCTTCTCCAGAAAGTGTGGGCAGTGATGATTCTTTTGAGCAAAGCATCAAGGATGGGATTGAGCAGTTTCTGAATCGAAAGACGTTTCAGAATACTCAAGTTGACTCTAGAACTGCCAAGAAGAGCAATGTATCTGCTAAACCAAAGATTAGGCCACTTAAGGCTGCTGAGAAGCAAGGCTCCAAACGAGGGATCAAAGAGTTTTATGACAAGCTATCATCTGAAAGTCTTTGTATGCAACCTAAAGGTTCCAAGCAGaaaactgaaatttttaaaaCTAGTATGTACCCCAAACTCTCGTCTAGCTCTGTTGAgctaaataaaatgaagaaagaaggtACATCAAAGCGTTGTGAGGAGCTGTCTCACTCCAGTAGCGATGACGGCATAGAGGAAGCAATTCAACTCTACCAGCTAGAAAAGAGTAGTTTAGAAGAATATCTTTCTGTGGGTCATAAGTGCTCTatagagagagaggaaaaaagcaCTGTAACTTCTCACGGCCAAGATAAAAATTCCTCTCCAGATACACACATggacacagactgcaaaaaaaggaagtttCCTTCTTGCAGTCATGGATCTCAAGACACCTCAAGCTTTTATCCCCCAACTACTAAAAGGACATTGTACTTTGTAGAGGACAGCAGTCCAAAATGTGAAGTTGTGTTACAAGGTACGTGCAAAGTTGAAACCGCTACTGAGCTAATGTGTGCTAAAGCGATGCTTGATATTTCGAAAGCAATTTTGCCTTCTCAACCAGAAACTACTTGCATAATTTCACAAGAAAGATCTACTCAACCAGAATCCCCTTGTGCTAGTGACAGCTCTGTTGACAGCGATGACAGCATAGAACAGGAGATACGAACATTTCTCGCCCATAAAGCGCAAGCAGAAAATCTTGGCACAGCTTCTGCAAAACTGTCCTTCCCAAATCGGCAAAGACTTGATCAACGTAAGAAACAGTCACTTACCAACAATAAAGATTTGTCACAAAAGGAAAAGTTAACAGAGAGCAAAACTGTGCCGAAGGAATTGAAGGGTGAAAAGAAGCATTCAGATGTTCGTATAACAAATACATTGTCTTTTCCATCTGAAGTCTTGAAGATCAGTAATACAGAACCTGACATAAATGAGCCCTCCAGGGCATCTTACAAATTGGAAGAGACCAGCCACATTATTCAAGAGGCAGCAGAAAGCCTTGTGTCACCTACTGGAATAACTGGAACAAAACAGAAGGCTTATACCAAAATAAGAAGTATCCCCAGCTCCGATACAAGCAGTTCTTTAGACAGTGATGAGGATTTAGATTCCGCTATAAAAGACCTCCTccggtccaagagagaatgcaaAAAAAGACCAAGGGATGGTAAACCACAGTATAAGAAAAGGCCAAGGTTTGGGGAAACCACCAACAGAACTCTAGAATCACTTGGCACTGGTGTTGATTTAAAGGACTGTTTGCTTAAACCTGCTGTTAAAAGCTGCCTTGTTAATTCCAGCAACAGCCAAGATAATGCTTTAAAGTCTAAATTCAACATTAAAGAAGAGAGCAGGAGCACTGCAAGCAATTTACACTTGCCACCAAATAAACTGGAGTGCAAACCAGTCAGTGGCTCTGACAAGCCATTGAATTTGAATAGTGCCTTGCCTGAAGCACAAGACAGTAGTTCTGTGGACAGTGATGATAACATTGAGCAAGAGATAAGGACCTTTTTGGCAGAGTATGCACAAGACTCTGCAGAACTTTGCGTAGCGCAAAATAATTTTCCTGCTGTCACCAGCCTAAGTGTTATTGCACAGAATGATTCTCTAGCCAGTCTAAGTAATCCTTCACCAATAAAACAAGAACCCATGGTCTTGTCCAGCTTGGAGACTGAGACCATACTTCAAAAGGTCATGGAAAAGGACTGCTCAAATGCACCTGTACCCCAGCCAACGGTGAAGCATCGTGTGCAGGATTACAGAGATGTACCACAAGTCAGATTGATACAGCGACCACCTACAGAAGTGCCCAAGATTTCTACTCCTGTACAAAGTGTCATTGTAAAGAGAGAATGTTTCCTAGATAAAAACTGTGCAGTGAGACCAGCTGAAAAAGTTCTCCAGACCACTCTAGAAAGCATTATTGTAAATGCTGGAGTCAATGGAGCACAAGGCAGTTCTTCTGTTTCAGGAAATTTTCTTGCTGGTCTAAAGTACATTTCAGAGACGGACCAACAGCTCCTCCTGGGAAAAGCCAGCTCGACAAGAAAGGCATCAGAACTTTATACTTCTGGGGGAAATATCACAAGACTGGGAGTCTGTCAGCCTGTACAGAAAAAGACATTAATTTTTGAACAGCCTAAAGTTGTTCAAACTTCTACCTTTTCTCTTAATGCTCCTGTGGTTAATCCGGCATTGtatgttgtaaccactaaggtggTCAAGGATGCTCCTACTGCGCTATGTCTGCCGATAAACGCAGCCACCTATGACGCTGGACTTAATTTAATGAGTATACAGTACTGTCAAGGTCAGGTAGCCGCTCATACCCCTGTGTGTACCACGGCTTTCCCTTTTCAGCAAAATATAGGCAGTGAGATTGTGGTGAATAATGCAGGAGAGGCAATGCCTCTCTGTATCAAAGCAAACAGCCAGTTGGTGACAGAAATGGCCAGGAGGTCTTGTAATCTTAAAGACAAATCGGCAGGGGATGTACAGACAGGCTCTGATGGCAGTTTGAACAGTAGAAGCTTGGCTAAGAAAGAAAACATGTAA